In Plasmodium gaboni strain SY75 chromosome 11, whole genome shotgun sequence, the following proteins share a genomic window:
- a CDS encoding hypothetical protein (conserved Plasmodium protein, unknown function) has product MNFSLIIKRYSKILNWKHDTYYASLMNKYTYFDEFMRFCNDNKECFTKRDIVASLTYIHHMKKVDLLSPTFNNYNDFIYKNINMFRSNISTLVHRYAVLGHTKSLLFIYENVLKNNILNYDNKSISLIAWSYAKNNFYLSDLFMEINKILKACIKTMTLHEISLISWAYSKINRLPPLEMICVKNRVYELLNTLDEELNHVIENNATKKHLDDINMNINENSTYFEIKNENEKEYLNKYTNTDFNDHTYFDETKELISSEKHKLGNMYEDNSENRIDNLGCKKNLIQDICMIMKSYAIMNKSDPFFFLFLFNFIIKNIQNNKMMITAQGITSIWVCLREYEIKNKKIIEYALELSRFLRLDHTVNSSMMHEIVVSIHKLKIKDRRILYHLFYHLKRKCINMHVQHLYDIITILQDMKIYDDDLWKQFGVAVQKKAIDLELIQIKKLHNIFSINGKGNDRILGVLDSFIQIKEDINVYGPI; this is encoded by the exons ATGAATTTTTCcttaattataaaaagatacTCGAAGATATTAAATTGGAAACATGATACCTATTATGCTAGTTTgatgaataaatatacgTATTTTGATGAATTCATGAGATTTTGTAATGACAATAAAG AATGTTTTACTAAAAGAGATATAGTGGCTTCATTAACTTATATACACCATATGAAAAAAGTAGATTTGTTATCTCCAacttttaataattataatgatttcatatacaaaaatataaatatgtttagATCAAACATAAGCACACTTGTACATag GTATGCTGTTTTGGGACATACAAAATCTCTATTATTTATCTATGAAAATGTACtaaagaataatatattaaattatgataataaatcaATTAGTTTAATAGCTTGGAGTTATgcaaaaaataatttttatttatcaGACCTTTTTATGGAAATCAATAAGATATTAAAAGCATGTATTAAAACAATGACTCTTCATGAAATATCATTAATATCATGGGCGTATTCTAAGATAAACAGATTACCTCCTTTAGAAATGATATGTGTAAAAAATAGAgtatatgaattattaaacACATTAGATGAAGAATTAAATCATGttattgaaaataatgCAACAAAAAAACATTTGGATGAcataaatatgaatattaatgaaaatagtacttattttgaaattaaaaatgagAATGAAAAGGAATATCTAAATAAATATACCAATACAGATTTTAATGATCATACATATTTCGATGAAACTAAAGAATTGATATCATCAGAAAAACATAAATTAGGAAATATGTATGAAGATAATAGTGAAAATAGAATAGACAACTTAGGTTGTAAAAAGAACTTAATCCAAGATATTTGTATGATAATGAAATCATATGCTATTATGAATAAAAGTgatccttttttttttttatttttattcaatttcataataaaaaatatacaaaataacAAAATGATGATAACTGCCCAAGGCATAACAAGTATATGGGTATGCTTAAGagaatatgaaataaaaaataaaaagataattGAATATGCATTAGAATTATCACGATTTTTAAGACTTGATCACACTGTAAATAGTTCAATGATGCATGAAATTGTTGTTAGCATacataaattaaaaattaaagataGAAGAAttctttatcatttattttatcatctAAAAAGGAAGTGTATTAACATGCATGTACAACATTTGtatgatattataacaatattaCAAGATATGAAAATTTATGATGATGATTTATGGAAGCAATTTGGAGTAGCTGTTCAAAAAAAAGCTATTGACCTAGAAttaattcaaataaaaaaattacataatatattttccatTAATGGAAAAGGAAATGATAGAATATTAGGAGTTCTTGATAGttttattcaaataaaagaagatattaatgtatatggcccaatataa
- a CDS encoding putative serine/threonine protein kinase, protein MKKGFLLNKNIYDIEENVINVEKNNINKKYCKDDFETYMHIGTGNFSDVFMVKLKNDPSKKYALKIFKKEKVNKMNKVNDVLTEKNVMSKLNIPGHANVIKLIETFKDKENVYLLYEYADYDLWEFLKIRSVGVNEKITFNIILQMVHALEYIHNKNIIHRDLKCENFLINKDGTIKMIDFGTSKDLDNISIKTNNEEDKIDHEELNKFVLKKNNNNLKEDLKNESEFKNNGSLNSEEFNSNDLNNTNFQKSDKNIKDQNSNKCVLQTLKNNESYEFNNKILEKENAQILSSFKSNDYAEDTNTGNNYRKKKTFENYVGSPNFIPPEALINKCSGKARDFWSLGCTIYQLATCTVPFDGSTEWFIYNKIKKRELKYPSIIPSELIDLIEKLTTMNPEERLGFNGGCKEILEHSYFQKYNYDKLNFILPEVSEVEKLYTTIINKYHIYINEKRKLRQDNYPTEENTNKVEVLKKNLLNLINSDTLNCAEEEYESITLKKKIFESINFMLEESDKQEIIEMEEANKWLERYQSK, encoded by the coding sequence atgaagaaagGGTTTTTGTTgaataagaatatatatgatattgaagaaaatgtaataaatgttgaaaaaaataacataaataaaaaatattgtaaGGATGATTTTGAAACATATATGCACATAGGAACTGGGAACTTCAGTGATGTGTTTATGGTAAAATTAAAGAATGATccttcaaaaaaatatgccttaaaaatattcaaaaaagaaaaagtgaataaaatgaataaagTAAATGATGTGTTAACAGAAAAAAACGTTATGTCAAAATTAAATATCCCAGGACATGCAAATGTTATTAAATTGATAGAAACATTTAAAGACAAAGaaaatgtttatttattatatgaatatgCTGATTATGATTTATGggaatttttaaaaattcGTAGTGTTGGTgttaatgaaaaaattacatttaatataatacttCAAATGGTACATGCATTAGAATATATAcataacaaaaatattattcatagAGACTTAAAATGTGaaaattttcttataaACAAAGATGGAACCATAAAAATGATTGATTTTGGTACTTCGAAAGATTTAGATAACATAAGCATCAAAACAAATAATGAGGAAGATAAAATAGATCatgaagaattaaataaatttgtattaaaaaaaaataacaataatttaaaagaagatttaaaaaatgaaagtgaatttaaaaataatggTAGTTTAAATAGCGAAGAATTTAATAGTAatgatttaaataatactaattttcaaaaaagtgataaaaatataaaagatcAAAATTCAAACAAATGCGTTCTTCAAACACTTAAGAATAATGAAAGTTATGAgtttaataataaaattttggaaaaagaaaatgCTCAAATTTTGAGCTCTTTCAAAAGTAACGATTATGCAGAAGATACAAATACAGGTAATaattatagaaaaaaaaaaacatttgAAAATTATGTTGGTTCTCCCAATTTTATTCCCCCAGAAGcattaataaataaatgcAGTGGTAAGGCACGAGATTTTTGGAGTCTTGGGTGTACTATTTACCAACTAGCAACATGTACCGTTCCATTTGATGGTTCAACAGAATGGTTCATctataacaaaataaaaaaaagggaATTAAAATATCCATCCATAATACCTTCTGAATTAATAGACCTAATAGAAAAGTTAACAACTATGAATCCAGAAGAAAGATTAGGGTTTAATGGAGGATGTAAGGAGATCTTGGAACATTcatattttcaaaaatataattatgataaacTTAATTTCATCTTACCAGAAGTTTCTGAGGTGGAAAAACTGTATACAACTATTATAAATAAgtatcatatatatatcaatgAAAAGAGGAAATTAAGACAAGATAATTATCCAACTGAagaaaatacaaataaagTAGAAgtattgaaaaaaaatttgttaAACTTAATTAATTCAGATACATTAAATTGTGCTGAGGAGGAATATGAATCCATAACtttaaagaagaaaattttTGAAAGTATTAACTTTATGCTTGAAGAATCGGATAAACAGGAAATAATAGAAATGGAAGAAGCAAACAAATGGTTAGAACGATATCAGAGtaaatag